ATGCGAATACCCATTCTGGCACTCAAACTCTTCGGCGTGATCATGTTCCTGAGCCTCTTCATTTTGTTCATCGGCTACCAGATGGGGCACCGCTGGGGACTTCTGATGGGCCTGGCCGTCGCCATCGGCTGGATCTTTCTGCTGTGGCGAAGCGACGAGGCGGGCTGGCTTGATTTCTTTCAACCCTCGAAGCGTCTGCGCGGCCAAGACAGCTGGGGCCTTCTGACCAAAGTCGAGATCGCCTCACGGCGTCTGCACATGAATGCGCCGGAGCTTTACCTCGTGCAGTCACGCTCGAGCTTTCTGCTCTCTTTATCGCTGGGCCTTTCACGCGAAGTTCTTTTGATCAGCCAGCCCGTGCTGGATCATTTCACGAATGACGAGATTGAGGCGCTCATTTCGGCCGAGCTCTCTTCATTATGGTTACGTCGCCGCTTCCGCTACCGTTGGTTTCAGTGGGTGGCCCGTTCGGTGGTCAAAGCCGCCGAAAGCATCGATCGGCTGATTCCCTTCGCGGGGCGCGCGATGATCTTCACCCGCCTGGCCCTTCCCGTTTCCAAGGTGCTTTTGAAGCTCAGCTTCTGGAACAACTTCGAGGCCGAGCGTGACGAGATGACCCTTTCCCTCGTGCCCGAAAGGCGCGCGTTCGCGTCGGCGCTGTGGAAATTAATGTCGCTGAGCCAAGTGCATCCGCTCAAAATCCCGGCGGGCTCGGAGCATCTGTTCTTGGTGAACCCCTCGCGCCGCGAGATCGAAGGCCAAATTCTGCGCTTCCACTCGCCCCTGAACCAACGTATGCGTCGCATCCTCGGCGCCGAATCGGTTTAGGCCAGTTCACGTCCCGCCGAAGGCGGGCTAGTTCCACCTTGGCACTCGACTCGCCGCAATCCGAGCCATAGCGCCTTTTTATGCCAAAATGGGATAACCCGTCGCATTGACATCCCGTGCATGACACCCAGAATTTCACTGGCGTAAAACGGAACTCATATCGAGGAGGCCACTTCTGATGGAAGCCAATTTTTCCGTCCTGGTGATGTCGATCGCGTCGAGCGCGGCCATCACTCTGGGACTGACCCCGGATCCGCAAACGAACAAAACCGAAACGAATCCCGAGATGGCTCGATTCAACATCGACCTGCTCGTGATGCTCAAAGAAAAAACCCAAGGTCGCCTGAGCCCCGACGAAGAGAAGCTCATGGCCGCAATCCTTGGCGATCTGCAGTTGAAGTTCATGCAGCTCAAAAACACCCCCAACGCGGGAGCCCCCAAGTGAGAAGTTTCGTCCTCTCCATCGTTTTCGCGATCGGTGCCGCTTCACTTTTGATTCTTCCCGGCGAAGGCCTTTGGGCGCAGAAGAAAGAACCCTACGCGATCAAACTCGGCGATCCACTTCCGGGCAACGCGTTCATCGAGCTCAATAAACTCGTGAATCCGGCCGTCGTGAACATCTCGACGACCCAACGCCAAGTCGTTCCCCGCGCGAACCGCGATCCTTATTTCGATATGCTCGAGCAGCTGTTCGGCGGACGCGCGCAGCGCCGGCCCGCGCAGTCGCTGGGTTCGGGATTTTTGATTCGTGAGGATGGGCTTATCATCACGAACAATCACGTCATCGACGGCGCGGACATCATCCAGGTCCAAGTCGGCACGAGCGATAAGTTAATGGACGCGACCGTCATCGGCAAAGACGGCCGCACCGACATCGCGCTGATCAAAATCGAAGGCAAAGGCTATCCGGTTTTGAAGCTCGGCAATTCGTCGACCACCGAAGTCGGCGAATGGGTCGCGGCCTTCGGAAATCCGTTCGGCCAAGCGCATACGATGTCGAAAGGGATCATCTCGGCGAAAGGCCGCGACATCTCTGAAATCAACCGCTTCCCGCTGCTGCAAACGGACACCCCGATCAACCCCGGAAACTCCGGCGGTCCCTTGGTGAATTTGAAGGGCGAGGTCATCGGCGTGAACGCGGCGATCGATCCCCGCGCACAGAACATCGGCTTCGCGATCCCCATCGACGAGGTGAAGGGCGTCCTTCCGCTCTTGGAAAAAGACGGCCGCATCCGCTCGGGATACTTGGGCGTGGTGCTGGCGGATCTGGATCCGCGCATCGCCAGCGAGCTCGGCATGGAAAACCTGAACGGCGCCATCGTCGCGCAAGTCGAGCCGAAGGGCCCGGCCTCCATCGCGGGACTGACTCCTTATGACGTGATCGTCGAGTTCAACGGCAAAAAAGTGGAAGACTCGGGATCGCTCCGCACCATCGTCGCCGATACGCCCGTGGGACAGAAAGTGCCCGTGAAGGTCGTGCGTGACGGAAAAAATCGTTCCCTGAGCGTCGCCGTGGGCGAGCGCCCAGAAGCGCCGACCGCACGTCGCGTCCCCCGCAAAGAGCATCGCGGAACGACGGCGCCGCACGATTTGGGTTTCACGGTTTCGGATATGAACGCGAATCTGCGCAAGGATTTCGAGATTCCCGAAGACGTGAAAAAGCCCGTCGTGATCGACATCTCGCGTGGCTCGGCCGCGGCGCAAGCCGGACTTTTGCCCGGTGACGTGATCCTGGATATCAACCGCCGCGAGGTCCACTCGTCCGCGGACGTAATGAAGGGGCTGAAGAAGGGCACGAACACCCTGCGGGTCTTCCGCCAGGGCACGGTGCTTTTCTTGATGATCCGCGCGTAATTTCGCCTCTCCCTGAGACGTTTTCCGAAAAAGGCCCCGATGACCTTCATCTGGGGCCTTTATTTTTGGGGCCTGATTTCCGACAATAATCTCGTGGAAATCCGTCGTCTTACTCGCCCCCTCACGCTTTTTCTGCTGGTCACGCTGTGGCTGCTGATCGGCGTAAAAGCCTTCGCGCAGCTTTCGGCGCGTCCGCTGAAACTGCAAAGCGAGCAGCTTCTGCTCGCCCAAAGCAAGGGCCTGGGACTTTCCAAAGTCATGACCTACTATCCGCGCGGCCAAAAGGCGACCGATTGGCAGATCCGCTTCGAAATCCTGCGTGCGGCCGGCGACGATCACGTCGCCAAAGCCCGCAGCGACTGGGCCGCGGCCAATGAGTCCCGTGGCAATGACCGCTACGCGGGCGCGCAGCTGCTCGTCACCAAATCCGGCAAGTCGGTTTTTCTGGATCAGTACCGCACCGACAACAATGTCGTGGAAAGCATCGTCACCCGTTACTTCCAAGCGACGGACGGACTCGTGATCTACCGCTGGACCCGCCGCATGCCGTCCGCCCGCCTGCCCGCCGACGCCAGCGCGCGCCACTTAGAGGTCATGCGTTTCATCGAACGTGAACGTCAAAAACGCGTGGACCTTCTGACCGACTTCGCGACCAAAAAGGACGTCCCACTCATGGAGCGTGACGATCCCATGGGCATGAAGTCACTCCCCGCGAAACCCAAATCCCAGCCTTGACGGCATAAGGCCCTCGGGCAGACTGACGGAATGGAACCGCGAACCCTTTCCAAACCCCAGCGCTCGGCCTCGGTGAAGTTCATCTTCGCGACGATTCTGCTCGACGCTTTGGGCATCGGCCTTCTGATTCCGGTGATGCCCGACGTGATCCGTCGGTTTTCCCAAGATCCGCAAGTCGTGAACACCTACTTCGGATACTTCGTCGCGGTCTACGCGCTGATGCAGTTCGTGGCGTCGCCGATCCTGGGCTCGCTATCGGATCGTTACGGCCGTCGTCCGGTGCTGCTCCTTTCGCTTTTGTGCGCGGGCCTCGATTATCTGCTGATGGTCTTCTCGCCGAATCTGTGGGTACTGTTTTTGGGCCGCGTGATCTCGGGACTGACCGGCGCGTCGATGACGGTCGCGAGCTCCTACATGGCCGACGTCTCGACGGATGAAAACCGTTCGGCGAACTTCGGGATGATCGGCGCCGCGTGGGGGATGGGCTTCATCTTCGGGCCTGCGCTCGGCGGACTCATCGGCGAGTACGGTTTCTATTGGCCCTTCGTGCTGGCGGCGATCATGAATTTACTGAACTTCGCGTTCGGTTATTTCATCTTGCCCGAGTCCCTTCCCGAATCTCTACGCCGTCCCTTGGATGCGTCGAAGCTGAATCCCTTCG
The Pseudobdellovibrionaceae bacterium DNA segment above includes these coding regions:
- a CDS encoding DUF1844 domain-containing protein; this encodes MEANFSVLVMSIASSAAITLGLTPDPQTNKTETNPEMARFNIDLLVMLKEKTQGRLSPDEEKLMAAILGDLQLKFMQLKNTPNAGAPK
- a CDS encoding TCR/Tet family MFS transporter, with the translated sequence MEPRTLSKPQRSASVKFIFATILLDALGIGLLIPVMPDVIRRFSQDPQVVNTYFGYFVAVYALMQFVASPILGSLSDRYGRRPVLLLSLLCAGLDYLLMVFSPNLWVLFLGRVISGLTGASMTVASSYMADVSTDENRSANFGMIGAAWGMGFIFGPALGGLIGEYGFYWPFVLAAIMNLLNFAFGYFILPESLPESLRRPLDASKLNPFASLAKILRPSPISALVYVFFLLFLAGNSHPAIWTLYSEYKFDWSAQDVGLSLSFVGLTMAFSQGYLTRVVIPKFGERRSMMIGLVFYFIGFLCWALITQGWMVYVVSAATILAGITMPALQSIVTAHVPADRQGELQGSLISLGSLAAIFAPLLYTWLFTTFTGPNAVAEFPGMPYLVAGAICALCAPVLMIALRRLPVAGKAE
- a CDS encoding trypsin-like peptidase domain-containing protein, which translates into the protein MRSFVLSIVFAIGAASLLILPGEGLWAQKKEPYAIKLGDPLPGNAFIELNKLVNPAVVNISTTQRQVVPRANRDPYFDMLEQLFGGRAQRRPAQSLGSGFLIREDGLIITNNHVIDGADIIQVQVGTSDKLMDATVIGKDGRTDIALIKIEGKGYPVLKLGNSSTTEVGEWVAAFGNPFGQAHTMSKGIISAKGRDISEINRFPLLQTDTPINPGNSGGPLVNLKGEVIGVNAAIDPRAQNIGFAIPIDEVKGVLPLLEKDGRIRSGYLGVVLADLDPRIASELGMENLNGAIVAQVEPKGPASIAGLTPYDVIVEFNGKKVEDSGSLRTIVADTPVGQKVPVKVVRDGKNRSLSVAVGERPEAPTARRVPRKEHRGTTAPHDLGFTVSDMNANLRKDFEIPEDVKKPVVIDISRGSAAAQAGLLPGDVILDINRREVHSSADVMKGLKKGTNTLRVFRQGTVLFLMIRA